The Enterobacter mori genomic interval TGACGGACATGAACCAGGTGCTGGCGTCCAGCGCCGGTAACGCCGTCGAAGTCCGCGAAGCCGTCCAGTTCCTGACGGGTGAATACCGCAACCCGCGTCTGTTCGACGTCACCATGGCGCTGTGCGTTGAGATGTTAATCTCCGGCAAGCTGGCCAAAGACGATGCGGAAGCGCGCGCGAAACTGCAGGCGGTGCTGGATAACGGCAAAGCGGCAGAGATCTTCGGCCGCATGGTTGCAGCCCAGAAAGGCCCCACCGATTTCGTCGAGAACTACGCGAAATACCTGCCAACCGCGATGCTCAGCAAAGCCGTTTATGCGGATACCGAAGGTTTCGTCTCCGCAATGGATACCCGTGCCCTCGGTATGGCGGTGGTTTCAATGGGCGGCGGACGTCGTCAGGCATCGGACACCATTGATTACAGCGTCGGCTTTACCGATATGGCGCGTCTGGGCGACAGCATTGACGGCCAACGTCCGCTGGCGGTGATCCACGCCAAAGACGAAGCCAGCTGGCAGGATGCGGCAAAAGCCGTGAAAGCGGCAATTATGCTTGACGATAAAGCACCGGAAACCACACCGACTGTCTATCGCCGTATCACTGAATAACGGTATACTGATCTGATCGCTATTTTTTGAAGCACTACGTACGGAGAACAATTATGAAACGTGCATTTATTATGGTGCTGGACTCATTCGGCATCGGCGCAACTGAAGATGCAGATCGTTTTGGTGACGTGGGTTCCGATACCATGGGTCACATCGCGGAAGCCTGTGCCAAAGGCGAAGCGGATAACGGTCGTAAAGGTCCTCTGACCCTGCCAAACCTGACCCGCCTCGGGCTGGTGAAAGCCCACGAAGGCTCTACCGGTAAAATCGCAGCCGGTATGGATGCTAACGCGGAAGTCGTGGGCGCCTACGCCTGGGCGCACGAGCTCTCTTCCGGTAAAGATACACCGTCCGGTCACTGGGAAATCGCCGGTGTGCCGGTTCTGTTCGACTGGGGCTACTTCTCCGATCACCAGAACAGCTTCCCGCAGGAGCTGCTCGATAAGCTGGTCAAACGTGCCAACCTGCCGGGCTATCTGGGCAACTGCCACTCTTCCGGTACCGTGATTCTGGACGAACTTGGCGAAGAGCACATGAAAACCGGCAAGCCGATTTTCTACACCTCTGCCGACTCCGTGTTCCAGATTGCCTGCCACGAAGAGACCTATGGTCTGGATAAACTCTACGAACTGTGCGAAATCGCCCGTGAAGAGCTGACCGAAGGCGGCTACAACATCGGCCGCGTGATCGCGCGTCCGTTTATCGGCGACAAAGCGGGTAACTTCCAGCGTACCGGTAACCGTCACGACCTGGCCGTTGAGCCACCGGCACCGACAGTGCTGCAGAAGCTGGTCGAAGAGAAAGACGGCCACGTGGTTTCCGTGGGTAAAATCGCGGACATCTACGCCAACTGCGGCATCACCAAAAAAGTGAAAGCCACCGGTCTGGATGCGCTGTTCGATGCCACCATCAAAGAGATGAAAGAAGCGGGTGACAAGACCATTGTTTTCACCAACTTCGTGGACTTCGACTCCTCCTGGGGTCACCGTCGTGATATCGCGGGTTACGCCGCCGGTCTTGAACTGTTTGACCGCCGTTTGCCAGAGCTGATGGAGCTGGTGGGTGAAGATGACATTCTGATCCTGACCGCGGACCACGGCTGCGATCCAAGCTGGACCGGTACCGACCACACACGTGAGCACATTCCGGTGCTGGTGTACGGCCCGAAAGTGAAGCCGGGTTCGCTCGGTCACCGTGAAACCTTCGCGGACATCGGCCAGACCATTGCGAAATACTTTGGTACGTCTGACATGGAATATGGCAAGGCCATGTTCTAAATCGTGCTGGGTGCGGCCTGATGCCCTCACCCCGGCCCTCTCCCACAGGGAGAGGGAGAACAGAATGTAGGCCGGGTAAGGCGTAGCCGCCACCCGGCAAAAACAACAATGTAAAAGGAACTGAAGATGGCAACTCCTCACATTAATGCAGAAATGGGTGATTTCGCTGACGTCGTATTGATGCCGGGCGACCCGCTGCGCGCGAAGCACATTGCTGAAACCTTCCTGGAAGACGTGCGTGAAGTGAACAACGTTCGCGGCATGCTGGGCTTCACCGGTACCTATAAAGGCCGCAAAATCTCCGTTATGGGCCACGGTATGGGTATCCCATCCTGCTCTATCTACACCAAAGAGCTGATCACCGATTTCGGCGTGAAAAAAATCATCCGCGTTGGCTCCTGCGGCGCGGTGCGTATGGACGTTAAGCTGCGTGACGTGGTGATCGGCATGGGCGCGTGCACCGACTCTAAAGTCAACCGCATCCGCTTTAAAGATCATGACTTTGCGGCCATCGCTGACTTTGACATGGTGCGTAACGCGGTTGACGCGGCAAAAGCGCTGGGCGTTGACGCGCGCGTGGGCAACCTGTTCTCTGCCGATCTGTTCTACTCGCCAGAAGGCGACATGTTCGACGTGATGGAGAAATACGGCATTCTGGGCGTGGAAATGGAAGCGGCGGGTATCTACGGCGTTGCGGCTGAGTTTGGTGCAAAAGCGCTGACCATCTGCACCGTGTCTGACCATATCCGTACCCACGAGCAGACGACCGCTGCCGAGCGTCAGACGACCTTCAACGACATGATCAAAATCGCGCTGGAATCCGTTCTGCTGGGCGATAAAGAGTAATTCTGTCTCTTCCCGCCCTCTCCCTGTGGGAGAGGGCGGGGGTGAGGGCACCAAACCGCACTTAGCGCACGGCCTGTGCAATCCACGCCGACAGCTCACGCAGCTCTTTTTCCTGCTCCGGAAAATCCCCTATCAACGCGTCGCACTCCTGCTGCAGCATATCCGCCCGATACAAACAGCCCTGCAAACGAGCCGCCAGCGCCTCTAACGGTGCCGGGTTCAGGCTATCGGTAAATACCTGCGTGCGGGTGATATGGCCTTTCTCCACGTCAAAATGCAGCTCCACGCCGCCCCAGGTAAAACGCTCATCCAGCAGATGGGAAAACGCAGGCGCCTGACCAAAGTTCCACTCCCAGCTGCTCTGGCGGGCGAAGGTTTCCGCGAAGTTGGGCAGGTCCGGAGTTTTGTCAGGCGAGATCACCTCCGCGTCCACGCGCTCGCCGTGATGTTCAAAGAACGCGTCACGGATCGCATCGCAAATCTGCCCGTGCGTAATCCCCGGCAGCAGTTCAACCAGATTCGCTACGCGCCCACGCACGGAGGTAATCCCTTTAGCCTGGAGCTTTTTCTTATCAGGATTCAGGTAGTTAGCCAGACGGCTCAGGTCAGCGTTCAGCAGCAGGGTGCCGTGGTGGAAGCCGCGATCCATCGTTTCGCGGTAGGCGGAGCCGGAGACCTTCCGATCGCCCTCGGGGGTTTTCACCACCAGATCGTTACGCCCGGACGCTTCAGCCGTCACGCCGAGTGAATTGAGCGCGTTGAGGACGATGGACGTTGAGATAGTTTTGTCGTATTCCGGTTTGCCCGCCATAAAGGTAAAGCAAGTATTGCCCAGATCGTGGAACACCGCGCCGCCGCCGCTGCTGCGGCGCGCCAGGCGGACGTTGTCCTCTTCCATGCGTCGCGTGTTGCACTCTTTCCACGGGTTTTGCGCGCGGCCAATAACTACCGTGTCGGCATTGCGCCAGAGAAACAGCACGCGCTGGGTGGCGGGCATCTGGCGGAAGATGCACTCTTCCACCGCGAGATTAAACCAGGGATCGTAAGAGTCAGAGATAAGCAGGCGTAACGTCGTCATGGCAAAGTTCCTTTTCTGAGTCATTCGCCTACTTTATCACTATTCTTTCTTCTCGCTCTCTTCGTCTTCAGGAACCGACTTGCTTGCGGTCAGCAGGAACGGTGACTGCTGCCAGCGGGTACGCTTGCCCTGAAGTAGGGTACGCGCCAGCACAACGCCAATGGCCAGCGAAAGCAGCAGCATCAGGCGCAAAATATTGGTGGTGTTATCGACCTGTTTGGCTTCGGTCGGCAGGGTGTGGGTGTCGAGCGTCAGGCGCAGATAGCCCAGCGGACCATTCTTGCCCTGAATGGGTTCGACGATCTGCTGGTTAAAGTAGCCCCCGGCTTTTTTGCCGTCCAGCGCCAGCCTGTCGCGCACATTAACGTGCTCGCCCGCGCGGGCAATCAGGTCTCCTTGCTCATCGTAAACCCCGGCATCCAGAATACGGCTGTTTTCAGTGAGTTGACGTAAAACCTGGCCTATCCGCTTATCGTCAGGCGTTTCAGTACGCATTGAGGGTGCAACGTTGAGCGTGACCTGACGCGCCAGCGTGCGGGCCAGCTCTTCAAACTGAGGGTTACGTTGCCGTTGATGGTTCTGGCTAAACCACGATGCCCCTTGCATCAGCGCCACCAGAAGTGCGAGACAGATCAGGACAATCACGGCGCGATGAAGCCGGAATTTCAGTTTTGCGCGAGCCATATTCCACCTGCTGAAAATTTACGGCTTAATGTTGCCAGAAGTGATGGTTACAGGGTAGCCTCATGCGTTATTTTCCCTCTGGAACCTTCCGGCGCGAACGAATTTACAGGAGCTTTAATGCCGAACATTACCTGGTGCGACCTGCCAACGGATGTCTCTTTATGGCCAGGATTGCCGCTCTCTTTAAGTGGCGATGAGGTGATGCCTCTGGATTACCACGCCGGTCGTAGCGGCTGGCTGCTGTACGGACGCGGTCTGGACAAGCAACGCCTGACCCAGTACCAAAGCAAACTGGGGGCCGCGATGGTTATCGTCGCCGCCTGGTGCGTGGAAGACTACCAGGTCATCCGCCTGGCGGGCTCCCTGACGCAGCGTGCGACGCGTCTGGCGCATGACGCCGGGCTTGACGTCGCGCCGCTGGGTAAAATTCCGCACCTGAAAACCCCGGGCCTGCTGGTCATGGACATGGACTCTACCGCCATTCAGATCGAGTGCATTGACGAGATTGCGAAACTGGCGGGCAGCGGCGAGCTGGTGGCGGAAGTCACAGAACGTGCGATGCGCGGCGAGCTGGATTTTACCGCCAGCCTGAGACAACGCGTGGCGACCCTGAAAGGGGCAGACGCCAACATCCTGCGCCAGGTGCGCGACGTGCTGCCGCTGATGCCAGGGCTGACGCAGCTGGTGCTGAAGCTGCAGTCTCTCGGCTGGAAAGTGGCGATCGCCTCTGGTGGCTTCACTTTCTTCGCGGATTACCTCAGGGAAAAACTGCATTTGACCACTGTGGTGGCCAATGAACTGGAGATCATGGACGGCAAGCTGACCGGCCAGGTGATCGGCGATATTGTGGATGCCCAGTACAAAGCCAATACGCTGACGCGTCTGGCGGAAAAATATGAAATTCCGGTCGTCCAGACCGTCGCCATTGGCGATGGCGCGAACGATCTGCCGATGATCAAAGCGGCTGGCCTGGGCATTGCCTACCATGCCAAGCCAAAAGTGAATGAAAAGACGGAAGTGACTATCCGTCACGCTGACCTGATGGGAGTGTTCTGCATTCTCTCCGGCAGCCTTAATCAGAAATAGTGCCAGGGCTTGTAGGCCGGGTAAGCGAAGCGCCACCCGGGACTCAGGCCGCAGAGAAATAACGAGGTAAACCGTGGCAAAAGCCCCAAAACGCGCATTTGTCTGTAATGAATGTGGTGCGGATTATCCGCGCTGGCAGGGGCAATGCAGCGCCTGTCATGCCTGGAACACCATCACCGAAGTGCGTGGTGTGGCGGCTTCGCCGAGCGTTGCCCGCAATGAACGCCTGAGCGGCTATGCCGGTAACGCGGGCGTGGCGAAGGTGCAAAAACTTTCTGACATCAGCCTCGAAGAGCTGCCGCGCTTCTCCACCGGGTTCAAAGAGTTTGACCGCGTGCTCGGCGGTGGCGTGGTGCCGGGAAGCGCCATTCTGATCGGCGGTAATCCGGGCGCGGGTAAATCGACTCTGCTGCTGCAAACGCTCTGCAAGCTCGCTGAACAGATGAAAACTCTGTACGTCACGGGGGAAGAATCACTTCAGCAGGTGGCGATGCGAGCGCACCGCCTGGGCCTGCCGACCGGCAACCTGAACATGCTCTCCGAAACCAGCATCGAGCAGATCTGCATGATCGCCGAAGAAGAGCAGCCGAAGCTGATGGTGATCGACTCCATTCAGGTGATGCACATGGCGGACATCCAGTCCTCGCCGGGCAGCGTCGCGCAGGTGCGTGAAACCGCGGCCTACCTTACGCGCTTTGCCAAAACGCGCGGCGTGGCGATCGTGATGGTCGGCCACGTGACCAAAGACGGCTCGCTGGCCGGGCCGAAGGTGCTTGAGCACTGTATCGACTGCTCCGTGATGCTCGATGGCGACGCGGACTCCCGCTTCCGGACCCTGCGCAGCCATAAAAACCGCTTTGGGGCGGTGAATGAACTGGGCGTATTTGCCATGACCGAGCAGGGGCTACGCGAAGTCAGCAACCCGTCGGCCATCTTCCTGAGCCGTGGCGATGAGATCACCTCCGGCAGTTCGGTGATGGTGTTGTGGGAAGGGACGCGCCCGCTGCTCGTTGAAATTCAGGCGCTGGTGGACGTGTCGATGATGGGCAACCCGCGGCGCGTGGCGGTCGGTCTGGAACAGAACCGTCTGGCGATCCTGCTGGCGGTGCTGCACCGTCACGGTGGCCTGCAGATGGCGGATCAGGACGTTTTCGTCAACGTGGTCGGCGGCGTCAAAGTCACTGAGACCAGCGCAGACCTGGCGCTGCTGCTGGCAATGGTCTCCAGCCTGCGCGACAGACCGTTGCCTCAGGATCTGGTTGTCTTTGGTGAAGTGGGACTCGCCGGGGAGATTCGTCCGGTGCCAAGCGGGCAGGAGCGTATCTCCGAGGCGGCAAAACACGGTTTCCGTCGTGCGATCGTTCCCGCTGCCAACGTGCCGAAAAAAATCCCGGAAGGGATGCAGGTCTTTGGCGTGAAGAAACTCGCAGATGCGTTAAATGTCTTTGACGACTTATAATTACGTATTCGATTTTGCAGGAGGCACCGTAATTTATGTCATCATTTGACTACATCAAGACCGCAATCCGCCAGAAGGGCTGCACGCTGCAGCAGGTGGCGGACGCCAGCGGCATGACCAAAGGCTACCTGAGCCAGTTGCTGAACGCCAAAATCAAAAGCCCCAGCGCGCAGAAGCTCGAAGCGCTGCACCGCTTTCTGGGGCTGGAATTCCCGCGTATGCAGAAGAACATCGGGGTGGTGTTCGGCAAGTTTTACCCGCTGCATACCGGGCATATCTATCTGATCCAGCGTGCCTGTAGCCAGGTGGATGAGCTGCACATCATCATGGGCTATGACGAAACCCGCGACCGTCAGCTGTTTGAAGACAGCGCCATGTCGCAGCAGCCCACGGTGTCAGACCGTCTGCGCTGGCTGCTTCAGACCTTTAAGTATCAGAAGAACATTCGTATTCATGCCTTTAACGAAGAGGGCATGGAGCCGTATCCGCACGGCTGGGACGTGTGGAGCAACGGTGTAAAAACCTTTATGGAAGACAAGGGGATTGCGCCGAACTGGATCTACACCTCTGAAGAGTCCGATGCGCCTCAGTTCCGCGAGCATCTGGGCATCGAGACGGTGCTGATCGATCCGAAACGCACCTTTATGAACATCAGCGGGGCGCAGATCCGCGAAAACCCGTTCCGCTACTGGGATTACATTCCGACCGAAGTGAAGCCGTTCTTTGTGCGTACGGTGGCGATTCTGGGCGGCGAGTCGAGCGGCAAATCAACGCTGGTGAACAAGCTGGCGAACATCTTCAACACGACCAGCGCGTGGGAATACGGTCGCGATTATGTCTTCTCGCACCTTGGCGGCGACGAGATGGCTCTGCAGTATTCCGACTACGATAAAATCGCGCTCGGACATGCCCAGTACATTGATTTTGCGGTGAAATACGCCAACAAAGTGGCGTTTATCGATACCGATTTTGTCACCACGCAGGCGTTCTGTAAAAAATACGAAGGGCGCGAGCACCCGTTCGTGCAGGCGCTGATTGACGAATACCGCTTTGACCTGGTGATCCTGCTGGAAAACAACACCCCGTGGGTAGCCGACGGCATGCGCAGTCTCGGCAGCTCCGTGGACAGGCGGGAGTTCCAGTCCATGCTGGTGGAGATGCTCAACGAAAATAACGTTGAGTTTGTGCATGTGGAAGAGTCGGACTACGACTCCCGTTTCCTGCGCTGCGTCGAACTGGTGAAGGAGATGATGGGGGAGCAGGGGTAAAAGACTTCCCCCTCACCCTGCCCTCTCCCCATAGGGGAGAGGGTAAAGACAGCGCCGTGCGATCCCCTCGCCCCTATGGGGAGAGGGCTAGGGTGAGGGGAATCAGACCACTCAGAACTCAACTACCACTTTCCCCCGCATATGCCCCTCCAGCACTTTACGGTGCGCCTCGGTAATGCTCTCCACGCTCAGCCCGTGCAGCGTTTCACTCAGCGAACTTTCCACCACGCCGTTATCCACTAGCTTCGCCACCTCATCTAAGATCTCCCCCTGACGCGCCATATCCGCGGTCTGGTACATGCTGCGGGTATACATAAATTCCCAGTGCAGCGCGGCGGATTTGGATTTCAGCTTGTCCTGGTTCAGCGGACGTTCATTCTCGACGATAGAGCAGATATGCCCCTGTGGCGCAATCAGTTCGCTGACTGCTTCCCAGTGCCCGTCGGTGTCGTTGAGGATGAAAATGTAATCCACAAAGGTCAGCCCCTGTTTCGCCAGTTCACCTTTCAGGTCGCGGTAATTTACGACAACGTCAGCCCCGCGATCGCGACACCACTGGGCGGAATCTTCTCGCGAAGCAGTTGCGATGATTTTCACCTTGCTGTTGTGTTTCGCAAAGGGGATCGCCAGCGATCCCACGCCGCCCGCGCCGCCAATGATCAGCAGCGTTTTGTCCGCGCCGGCATCCCGAATGTTCAGCCGCTCGAATAATCCTTCCCAGGCAGTAAGGGCGGTCAGTGGCAACGCAGCAGCCGCGGCCCAGCCGAGGCTGGCAGGTTTGTGCCCGACAATGCGCGCATCGATCAGCTGATGTGTGGTGTTGCTGCCCGAACGGGTGATGTCGCCCGCGTACCACACCTCGTCACCCGGTTTAAATCCGGTGACGCCAGCCCCCACGGCTTTGACGATCCCGCTGGCATCCCACCCGAGAATGCGCGGCTCGTTCAGTCCGTTCTTAGCAATGCCCGCGTGGACTTTGGTATCGACCGGGTTAATGGAGACGGCCTTCACCTCCACCAGGAGATCGTGCTCGCCGGGCTGCGGCATCGGTGGGGTGATTTCAACGAAGTTGGAGGGATTTTCTGGGTTAACGGCAATGGCTTTAACTGACATAGTGTGCTCCTCAATGGCGTTCGTTTTGTTGAGGCTAGTCTATTAAGTGGCCATCTGCGTGATAAGATGGACAATTAAGAACTCAGCGTTCGTACAGGGTGAACAATCATGTTTAAACAGCTGCAGGATATGGCGCTGTTCGCGCTGGTGGCAGAGATGGGCAGCTTTACCGCGGCAGCGCAGAAGGCGGAACTGCCGAAATCCAGCGTGAGCCAGCGGATTAGTCAGCTGGAGCAGCAGGTGGGGATCCGCCTGCTTAACCGCACCACGCGCAGGATCAGCCTCACGTTTGCGGGCGAGCACTATCTGGTGCACTGTCGCGAAATGCTGGCGGCCAGCGAGCGGGCAGAGTATGCCATTCAGCGGCTGCGCGAAAACCCGAGCGGGCGGCTGCGGATCACCTGTCCGGCGGGGATTGGGGCGACGCTGCTGGCGCACATGAATGCCGAGTTCCAGCTTCGCTATCCTGACGTTTCGCTGGATGTGTCGATCTCTGATGACGTGGTGGATCTTGTCGAGTCCGGCTTTGACGTGGCGCTGCGTACCGGCAAGCCGCAGGACTCCTCCCTGATTGGCCGAATGATCGGGCACTGCCCGCGTTATATGCTGGCTTCGCCGGACTATCTGGCGCGTCGGGAGCCGTTGATTCATCCCCGTCAGCTGGTGGATCACCGCTGCATTACGCACCGGGCGTGGTCAGAGTGGCTGCTGCGAAGTGAGAGCGAGGATCACCGCTACCTGCCGGATAACGCACATATGACCGATAATCTGGTATACGCCCGCGAATGTGCGATTGCCGGTGCGGGGATCACGCTGTTACCCGCATTTCTGCTGGAAGATAAGATCGAAAAGGGTGCGCTGGTTCAGGTACTGCCGGAGTGGAATGTTGAAGGTAACGATCTGTGGCTGGCGTATCCAAGCCGCAAGCTGAATTCACCCGCGCTGATGAGCTATATCGAGTTTGCGATGCAGTTTGACGAGGTGAAACGGTACTACGTAGGCAAATAAAAAAGCCGGGTGGCGCTCACGCTTACCCGGCCTACAAACTGCGCAGTACCGTAGGCCGGGTAAGGCGAAGCCGCCACCCGGCACTCAGGTACTTATTTCGCAATACGCTTGTACTTAATACGCTTCGGCTCCAGCGCGTCGGCGCCCAGCGTGCGTTTCTTGTACTCTTCGTATTCGGTGAAGTTACCTTCGAAGAACTCGACTTTACCTTCGTCCTGGTAGTCCAGGATGTGGGTCGCGATACGGTCCAGGAACCAGCGGTCGTGCGAGATAACCATCGCGCAGCCCGGGAACTCCAGCAGGGCGTTTTCCAGCGCGCGCAGGGTTTCGATATCCAGGTCGTTGGTTGGTTCATCGAGCAGCAGTACGTTACCGCCAACCTGCAGCAGCTTCGCGAGGTGCAGACGACCGCGCTCACCGCCGGACAGTTCGCCCACGCGTTTACCCTGGTCGGTGCCTTTGAAGTTGAAGCGGCCAACATAGGCGCGGCTTGGCATCTCGGTGTTGCCGATACGCATGATATCCAGACCGCCGGAGACTTCTTCCCACACGGTTTTGCTGTTGTCCATTGCGTCACGGAACTGGTCAACGGAGGCCAGCTTCACGGTTTCACCCAGGGTGATAGAGCCGCTGTCAGGCTGTTCCTGACCGGACATCATGCGGAACAGGGTGGATTTACCCGCGCCGTTCGGACCGATGATCCCGACGATAGCGCCTTTCGGTACGGAGAAACTCAGGTCGTCAATCAGCAGGCGGTCGCCGTAAGACTTACGCAGGTTGCTGACTTCAACCACTTTATCCCCCAGACGTGCTCCAGGTGGAATAAACAGTTCGTTGGTTTCGTTACGTTTCTGGTATTCGGTGTTGTTCAGCTCTTCGAAGCGTGCCAGACGGGCTTTGCCCTTAGACTGACGGCCCTTCGCGCCCTGACGCACCCATTCCAGCTCTTTCTCGATAGACTTGCGACGCGCCGCTTCCTGAGAAGCTTCCTGCGCCAGACGCTGATCTTTCTGCTCCAGCCAGGAGGAGTAGTTGCCTTCCCATGGAATGCCTTCGCCGCGGTCCAGCTCCAGGATCCAGCCAGCGACGTTGTCGAGGAAGTAACGGTCGTGGGTAATCGCCACAACAGTGCCTTCGAAGTCGTGCAGGAAGCGCTCCAGCCACGCCACGGATTCCGCATCCAGGTGGTTGGTCGGTTCGTCGAGCAGCAGCATGTCTGGTTTTTCCAGCAGCAGGCGGCACAGCGCGACGCGGCGACGTTCACCCCCGGAGAGCTTTTCAACTTTAGCATCCCAGTCCGGCAGACGCAGGGCATCAGCCGCGCGCTCCAGCTGCACGTTCAGGTTGTGACCGTCGTGCGCCTGGATAATCTCTTCATACTTGCCCTGCTGAGCGGCCAGCTTGTCGAAGTCCGCATCCGGCTCGGCGTATTTGGCATACACTTCATCCAGACCTTTCAGCGCGTTAACCACTTCGGACACCGCTTCTTCAACGGATTCGCGAACGGTGTGTTCCGGGTTCAGCTGAGGTTCCTGCGGCAGGTAACCAATCTTGATGCCAGGCTGCGGACGGGCTTCACCTTCGATGTCTGTATCGATGCCCGCCATGATGCGCAGCAGGGTGGACTTACCGGCACCGTTGAGACCCAGAACACCGATTTTTGCGCCCGGGAAGAAGCTCAGCGAGATATTTTTAAGAATATGACGTTTCGGCGGGACAACTTTGCCGACACGATGCATGGTATAAACGAATTGAGCCACGTTGGACTTCGCCTCTTTTATCGTAATGAGAAGGAATTTCAGCCTCGAAGTGTAGCCTTTTTCATGCCCTAATCCCAGTCAGGAACGTCGGGAGTGTTAAA includes:
- the ettA gene encoding energy-dependent translational throttle protein EttA, whose product is MAQFVYTMHRVGKVVPPKRHILKNISLSFFPGAKIGVLGLNGAGKSTLLRIMAGIDTDIEGEARPQPGIKIGYLPQEPQLNPEHTVRESVEEAVSEVVNALKGLDEVYAKYAEPDADFDKLAAQQGKYEEIIQAHDGHNLNVQLERAADALRLPDWDAKVEKLSGGERRRVALCRLLLEKPDMLLLDEPTNHLDAESVAWLERFLHDFEGTVVAITHDRYFLDNVAGWILELDRGEGIPWEGNYSSWLEQKDQRLAQEASQEAARRKSIEKELEWVRQGAKGRQSKGKARLARFEELNNTEYQKRNETNELFIPPGARLGDKVVEVSNLRKSYGDRLLIDDLSFSVPKGAIVGIIGPNGAGKSTLFRMMSGQEQPDSGSITLGETVKLASVDQFRDAMDNSKTVWEEVSGGLDIMRIGNTEMPSRAYVGRFNFKGTDQGKRVGELSGGERGRLHLAKLLQVGGNVLLLDEPTNDLDIETLRALENALLEFPGCAMVISHDRWFLDRIATHILDYQDEGKVEFFEGNFTEYEEYKKRTLGADALEPKRIKYKRIAK